The Thermodesulfovibrionales bacterium genome window below encodes:
- a CDS encoding TlpA disulfide reductase family protein, whose product MWHNMTYLGRRICISFIISLSCFSLAAGDTSSRNVSPEVGKYAPDFELDDVNGRRATLAEFRGKVILLNFWSTSCGPCKEEMPSLNRLYAALQAEGFVVLAISIDTSESPVRSFLSAKSISFPVLMDKDKEVYFDEYAGFGLPTSFLIDKKGLIVEKFIGPREWDSSDIKERVLKLLHKI is encoded by the coding sequence ATGTGGCACAACATGACCTACCTGGGCAGGCGCATTTGTATCAGTTTTATCATTTCGCTTTCTTGTTTTTCTCTTGCAGCCGGTGATACAAGCTCAAGAAATGTCTCTCCCGAAGTCGGCAAATATGCCCCGGACTTTGAACTCGATGACGTCAACGGCAGGAGAGCAACTCTTGCGGAATTCAGGGGCAAGGTGATTCTCCTCAATTTCTGGTCAACGTCCTGCGGGCCCTGCAAGGAGGAAATGCCCTCTCTCAATAGACTCTATGCCGCTCTTCAGGCTGAAGGTTTTGTGGTATTGGCAATCTCCATTGACACATCAGAAAGTCCTGTGAGGTCTTTTCTCTCGGCAAAGAGTATCAGCTTTCCCGTCCTCATGGACAAAGACAAGGAAGTCTATTTCGACGAGTACGCGGGATTCGGTCTCCCGACAAGTTTTCTTATCGATAAGAAGGGGCTCATTGTTGAGAAATTCATAGGCCCCAGAGAATGGGATTCCTCGGACATAAAGGAGAGGGTCCTAAAACTCTTACACAAGATATAG